TCATAATCAGTCATCCCTGCAAGGGCTTTCTCCCTGTTTTCCGAAAACCTCGCAGCAGTCCTTTCAATCGCTTCCCTCAATACCGGATTAGATATTGCAGCGCGGCATTTTTTATTATATTCTTTGTGCTTCTTTGTTTTTCCATGCATAAGTTTTATATGTTTTTAAAATGTGAACTTCAGGGGTGATGTTAATAAATAGTTCGCCTCCTTGCAAGATTAAGTTGGTTTGTGTAATTTTTAATTATGATGAAAGAGGAATTCCCGTTGAAAATATGCTTCTCCACACATTTTTATGTATCAGAGCCTTTGATTGAGTCGCATATCAGAGAGATAGCTTCTTTAGGCTACAGGGACATCGAACTCTGGTGCATGAAACCGCATTTCGATATCTCTGATAAGGGGAATGTAAAAAAAGTTTTCGGGGAGATAGCTGCCGGAGGATTGAGAATCAATTCTTATCACGTGCCTATATTTACTTATCATTTTAATGCTGATGCCAATATGCCGGTTCGAGAATGGTTGTATCTTACGGATACCAGAGAGGAAAAAAGAATTGAGGCAGTAAGAATGTTAAAGGAAACCATGCGGACAATGACTGCCACAGGAGCAGGGATTGCTGTTCTTCATGCTGATCTGCGCGAAGGCGAAAACAGGGAATCAGAATTGGATGGGTTGCGGAAAAGTCTTACGGAACTTATTCCAGAGGCAGAAGCAAACAAGACTACTTTAGCTCTTGAAAACACCCAGAGGACGGTACTTGTAAAAGATATCGTTAATCTGGTTAATGAGTTTTCCTCTCCATTTTTAAGGCTGTGCATTGATTTCGGACATGCCAACCTTTATGAGAAACCTGTTGAAAGCATCAAGATAGCAGGGGATTACCTTATTAACACTCATGTGTCCGATAATTTTGGAGACAAGGATATACACATGCATCCGGGGACAGGAAACATAAGTTGGAAAGAAATCGCAGACACACTGAATGAGACTGGCTACAGGGGAGCTCTTACACTGGAAGTGAAGCGCTCAAACGGTCTTGATGGCATAGCATACGAAGATATCAGAAAAATGTTCTCACTTTCTGAATGATGGCTCATAGATGACAAAAACAAACAACAGACTTTTATTAATCATGCTCCTTTTATTCCTTGTCCTTCGAATTTCTCTCATACTTTTCGCAACAGATTATTCTAATATGTATGAGGAGAGGCCTCTCTCCCTTCTTGCCCACGATGTAAAAGACGGAAATATCAGACTGCCGCTTATGGCTTATTACTATACCGGAGGACATGGCGGCCACGTAGTCAATGCACTGCTCTATGTCCCTTTTTTCATTCTGTTTGGAGACTCTTTATTTGTCCTTAAACTGACTGTCCTTATTCTTTTCTCCCTTCCAGCCCTGGCACTCTGGTACCTGTTTCTTAATAAATATTGCGGGGCTGAATCTGCCGTTGTCTTTTCACTCCTATACATCATGTCGCCCCCATATTTCTCTCTTAACAATATTATAGGATGGGGGCTTCACACGGAGATGAGTTTTTTCTACATCCTCTTTCTTTTCCTCATAGGAAATCTCATTTATGACTCTGATGAAGAGGGGAGAGCTAATCTCAAGCCGCTTCAAACTTTAGTATGCGGTTTCATCGCGGGGTTATCACTGTTTTATGGCTATTCATTTGCAGCAGTCCTTGCTGTGTCGCTTCTTTCCGTCTATCTTATAAAAAGAAGCTATCACATCGTTAAGTTTCTTGTTCTTTTTTTCATTCTTTTCCCGGCAGGTCTTGGAGTTCTTCTCTACAAGATATTCATTGTGAAAAGATACATAGTCCATGTTCAGGACCAGCCTTTCATACCTTCTCCTGAAATGGGAAGATATCTGCAGAAATTTAAGGATCTTGTAATTTCAATTCCGCATTCGTTCTATTTCAGGTTTTGGGACGAAGCCTCCATAGATTCAAACACAATGTCTTATGAATATGCTTTAGTGTTTCTTGCAGCCTTTATGGCAGGTCTTTTTTTGGAGCGTAAAAATATTTACTCTGCATGCAGGGCCCTTGTTCCGGCAGAAAAATTCAGGCTTGATAAAAAACAACTTACACCTGAACTTCTGATTTTGATGAGCTCTTTATCATTTATCATGATGGTTCTTCTCAGCGCATTTTATATCCCTGATTTTATTCCGGGGAGTAACATCCTGTATAACAAGCTCAACTTCTATCGTTATCTCCTTCCTTTCTAT
The sequence above is drawn from the Candidatus Schekmanbacteria bacterium genome and encodes:
- a CDS encoding sugar phosphate isomerase/epimerase — its product is MKICFSTHFYVSEPLIESHIREIASLGYRDIELWCMKPHFDISDKGNVKKVFGEIAAGGLRINSYHVPIFTYHFNADANMPVREWLYLTDTREEKRIEAVRMLKETMRTMTATGAGIAVLHADLREGENRESELDGLRKSLTELIPEAEANKTTLALENTQRTVLVKDIVNLVNEFSSPFLRLCIDFGHANLYEKPVESIKIAGDYLINTHVSDNFGDKDIHMHPGTGNISWKEIADTLNETGYRGALTLEVKRSNGLDGIAYEDIRKMFSLSE